A genome region from Lytechinus pictus isolate F3 Inbred chromosome 16, Lp3.0, whole genome shotgun sequence includes the following:
- the LOC129278963 gene encoding uncharacterized protein LOC129278963: MAGTFSLGLGGDLGPGSGSTNNADDNLTLDSSSNKSNFMEANVRQVLDWLEGDGLQEWMQSESGPSSSYNTVKQIRYAVSLLKQFSKRVNKKFDDDIDIKSLDVLLSNFYKGARSRKGGFYSTKSMHAIRYGLQRHFLKTRSVNIMKRDKFPSSNSIYKAVVRKIRRVHGDKESRKFSPITPEDMGRIQAILDLKTPQGLQWKVFLDTVLYFGRSSMKILRLARHSEFVLHREDNKLYYTFRDDDVKMQAMPGNPRCPVLNLNKYISKLHLDCPFLWQRPRIRTIPQACQGDQFQDQSPWYSTSPLGRNMLNSLMRTISKAASCKKIYTTHSLRISLTDEILEVLSGSSNISKGNAITVITLPTPASSGDGIVADMNRATTTRPNIPIPASTSTALKGPLVNIVQTPRPSLTGSSSNLATNPIQQDNRTTLKSNTNIEKGTMTDLSWTELPRFLVQSADASTQCKMFVTLKTRYTSTATTSSTPTAHPQQQAIERFDHNSPSRSKDTPVIQVGEAMDRCESTEDVNIHHVSTAEARPKHTVTEASKERDQTNSNVMRKILQEVIDEESEGSDYQTFYIKQEPPDDQDGDDDITTMPRSSACTPQLEPNRWRSPQQSSSMRAPIENRGQHSKSNKIYKLKFHVTQGITKVIYAIDSPNETVKGANLKKAICSKLQHPMNSLLLQYYDGCWQEWIDVEESMALRGGTRLRVTQRSRSGAELRHQIPNTSGRKEHTLKYHVTLENSKQLLTMDSSEDTVSGAAIKEAVCSMLHNMREQVLLQYFDNDWQEWINVGPSTMLKGRMYLKILQASRSSPFNSYALSIL, from the exons atggcaggaACTTTTTCATTAGGATTAGGAGGAGACCTAGGACCAGGCTCAGGTTCAACAAACAATGCAGATGACAACTTAACTTTAGATTCAAGTTCAAATAAGTCTAACTTTATGGAGGCAAATGTCAGGCAGGTTCTAGATTGGCTTGAAGGCGATGGTTTACAGGAATGGATGCAATCTGAATCCGGGCCGAGCAGCAGTTATAATACTGTAAAGCAGATTAGATATGCAGTATCATTGTTGAAGCAATTCAGTAAGCGAGTGAACAAAAagtttgatgatgatattgacatCAAGTCTTTGGATGTTCTTCTGTCAAACTTCTACAAAGGTGCTCGTAGCAGAAAGGGGGGCTTCTATTCCACAAAATCAATGCATGCAATTCGATATGGCCTGCAGCGCCACTTTCTTAAAACCCGTAGTGTCAACATCATGAAGAGAGACAAATTTCCTTCGTCTAACAGTATTTACAAGGCTGTGGTTCGTAAGATAAGGAGAGTCCATGGAGACAAGGAATCTAGGAAATTCTCCCCGATCACACCAGAGGACATGGGACGTATCCAGGCGATTTTAGATTTAAAGACCCCACAAGGATTACAGTGGAAAGTATTCCTGGATACTGTGCTTTACTTCGGTAGAAGTAGCATGAAGATCCTCCGCTTGGCAAGACACAGTGAGTTCGTCTTGCATCGGGAGGATAACAAACTCTACTACACGTTTCGAGACGATGACGTTAAAATGCAAGCCATGCCTGGCAATCCTCGTTGCCCTGTCCTGAACCTGAACAAGTACATCTCGAAACTTCACTTGGACTGTCCGTTCTTGTGGCAGAGGCCCAGGATACGGACGATTCCCCAGGCCTGCCAAGGAGATCAATTTCAGGACCAATCTCCTTGGTACAGCACATCACCCCTGGGGAGAAACATGTTGAATTCATTGATGCGGACAATCAGCAAAGCAGCATCTTGCAAGAAGATCTACACCACGCACTCATTGAGGATAAGCTTGACGGACGAGATACTGGAGGTGTTATCGGGAAGCTCAAACATCAGTAAAGGCAATGCCATCACGGTTATCACACTTCCAACTCCGGCATCATCTGGGGATGGCATTGTTGCTGACATGAACAGGGCTACCACCACTAGACCCAATATTCCAATCCCTGCCAGTACCAGTACTGCTCTCAAAGGCCCTTTGGTAAACATCGTTCAG ACTCCTAGACCTAGTTTGACTGGTTCCTCAAGTAACTTAGCAACCAATCCCATTCAGCAGGACAACAGGACGACTTTGAAATCAAATACAAACATCGAGAAAG GTACAATGACTGACCTAAGCTGGACCGAACTACCAAGATTCCTTGTACAATCTGCAGATGCATCCACTCAATGCAAGATGTTTGTAACCCTGAAGACAAGGTATACATCCACTGCTACCACCTCGTCCACACCTACAGCACATCCACAGCAGCAAGCGATTGAACGGTTTGATCATAACTCACCATCACGCTCCAAAGACACCCCTGTAATACAAGTAGGTGAAGCAATGGATCGATGTGAGTCTACTGAAGATGT GAATATTCATCATGTGTCAACCGCTGAAGCAAGACCTAAACACACTGTGACAGAAGCCAGTAAG GAAAGAGACCAAACCAACTCCAATGTCATGAGGAAAATTTTACAAGAGGTTATTGATGAAGAGTCTGAAGGATCAGACTACCAGACATTCTACATCAAGCAAGAGCCCCCTGATGATCaggatggcgatgatgatatAACAACAATGCCAAGGTCATCAG CTTGTACACCACAATTGGAGCCTAACCGTTGGAGGTCACCCCAGCAGAGTAGTAGCATGAGAGCCCCAATAGAGAATAGAGGACAGCATTCTAAATCAAAT AAGATCTACAAACTGAAATTCCACGTGACTCAGGGAATCACCAAGGTGATATATGCCATCGACTCGCCCAATGAAACTGTCAAGGGTGCCAACCTAAAGAAGGCCATATGTTCAAAGCTCCAACATCCGATGAACTCCCTTCTGCTGCAGTACTATGACGGATGCTGGCAAGAGTGGATCGACGTGGAAGAATCAATGGCCTTGAGAGGAGGGACGCGACTAAGGGTTACCCAGAGAAGTCGTAGCGGGGCAGAGCTGCGCCATCAGATCCCGAATACCAGCGGGCGGAAGGAACACACACTCAAGTACCATGTGACCTTGGAAAACTCCAAGCAGTTGCTGACCATGGATTCGTCTGAGGATACTGTATCTGGTGCTGCAATCAAGGAGGCAGTCTGTAGCATGCTGCATAACATGAGGGAGCAAGTCCTGCTCCAGTATTTTGACAATGATTGGCAAGAGTGGATCAATGTTGGACCGTCTACGATGCTGAAAGGAAGGATGTACCTCAAAATCCTTCAAGCAAGTCGCAGTTCACCATTTAACTCCTATGCTCTGTCCATTCTGTAA